The Pontibacter korlensis sequence CGGTAAAAAATTAACTATTGACTCATTCACGGGAGCTGGAAACTGGCCAGTTACATTTAAGTCTGCTACTCCAGGATCTGCCACTATTAAGGGTTCATCGGACAAAGAATCCCTCATATACCTGAACATGGTTGACAACATTCACTTCAGCGGATTTAAGATTCACAATAGCAGTGCTAAAACACCATGGGGAATAGCAATGGATAAGTCGAACAACTGCTCTGTAAGCGGGTGTACTATTTCGGCTGGTACAGAAACCGGCAACACCGGAGCCAGAGGTATAACCATCAACAGCGGCAGCAACATTAGGATCATCAACAACATGATTCATAGTATTCTGGGCACTGGAATAGACATAAGCAGCAGCATAACGGACAGTGGACTGGACAACCTTTATGGTGTTGTAATAGATGAAGGCGAAAACCACAAGCTTTATAACAACTCCATATCTATGACAGGCCAAAGATCAGTAACAGGGTCTGTCGCTGCTGCCTTGGCTGTGGCCTCAGGTACTACCGGTCTTGATGTACGAAATAACATCTTGGTCAACACACAAACAGCAAGCTCAGGAGCTTTAAGAACAACAAATTATGCTGTCTATTCTCTTGCTGACAGAGCTGCATTCAGCAACATAAACTACAATTTGTATTTTGTTGCTTCTTCCTCTACATCCACAGTTAATAGCCTAGGCTTTATACAAAACACCAACGCAGCAAGTTTGGCAGACTGGAAAGCAGCTACATTAATGGACGGCAGTTCTATGTTTGGGGAACCAGCATTTACTTCTAACACAAACTTAGCCATCAACCCATCAAGTCCGCGTAGTTGGTTTACAAATGGTACGGGAGTACAGATAGCTGCCGTACCTAAAGATATGCTAGATGTTAACAGAAGCATAAGTGTGGCAACAGGCGGCGTGGACATGGGCGCATTGGAGTTTATACCTACCGCCACAGCACCGGATATGGCGGTGAGTGGTGAAAGAGCGGCGGGTAAAAGGCAGGTTTTCTATTTTGCTGGCCGTGAGATGGCTGCCGTTACTTGGTCCCCTACCGCTACAAACATCCCCTCTAATTTCGCCATTAAGTATAAACCGGGGCAGTTTTTAAACAGCTATCCAATTGAGCACATGAACAGCTCTATGGAGATTCTTAACGGAGAGCAAAACAATGTTGCTACCTATTCTTATGATTTTGAGATGTACTATGATGAAGCTCTTTTGGGTAACCTTCAGGAGAACTCCTTAAATTTTACATTATCACAAAAAGATACTCCTGACTCAGAATGGGTGAGTCACAACGACATCGAGTATAACTTTGATGACAATAAGCTGATTAAAAGCAATGTAGAATCGGCTGCTCATTTTGTAGGCTCAGATTATAACCAACCAATGGGCACTCTTCCTGTAACCATCAAATCCTTCACAGCCAAAAGAAGTGGAATGTACACTATCGTAAACTGGGAAACAGGTATGGAGCTTAATAACAAAGGCTTTGAGATACAAACATCAACAGATGGTCACACCTTTACTGCACTAGACTTTGTGGAAGCTAAGAGCAGCAACAGTGCTCAAGGTAATAAGTACTCCTACACCGACATTCGCAATGGCAAAGCAGGAGTTATCTATTACAGACTAAAGCAAATAGACACCGACGGTACCTTTGAGTTGTTCGGCCCTAAAGCTGTAGATTTTGGTAAAGCCGGCATAAGTATGGTAGCATCCCCAAACCCATTTTCTTCCGAAATAGAACTGTCCATAGAAGCCGCTTCCAGCGATGCGTTATTGATCACAGTAGTGAACACAACGGGAAAAGAGGTTTTCAGAGAAAATGTACCGGTACAAAAGGGATTAAATAAGAAACGCTTACAGGCGCCCTCTTATTTACCTGCCGGCCTGTATGTTCTTTCGGCTATATGGAACGATCAGACACAAAGGGTAAAGCTAGTTAAGGAATAGCCGGGCAGGTGCAGGTACTTATAATTTTATGCGCTTCTTTATGAACACTTACTATGAGGTGAATTAGTATGACGGGAGCTTACTGTACATTACAGCACCCGTTCTTACTCATAGCAAACAGAAAAGGCTATCTTATATAAGATGCCTTTTCTGTTTGCTATAATCACTGTGGGCTCGTCTGCATGACCACTACAATGCCAAATCATCTTACTCTCCCTCCTGCACCCACTTCATGGCCTGTTCCCGCTCAGCAAGATCAAAGTAGCGCACACCTTTCTTCTTCACTGGGCTGATAAGCTTTGCCGCCCACTCCTGCCATTTCTTCTCTCCTACCATGGCGACACGGCCGTAATCAAGGCCATGAATCACATCGAACATACCATTCTCAATAGCTGCAACAGGCTGCACCCAGTCCACGTTCACCATCTCATAAAACAAGTGTGCCTCCTTATAGCGCTGCATCAGGTCGCGGAGCAAGTTCCTGTATTGGTCAAAGTCATCTACAGTCAATTCATCGCTTATCCGCACCGCTAACATATTATTGCGTGTCTCAGGCAAAATTTCTATCATAATGTTGCTTCTTTTCCGTTAATATTAACAATACTGTGCTTCTAGTATGGTGTTTGCATCTCCAACAGAATCCTTCACCGTTTACCTTCTACAACAGTTGCAATTTCGGCCTGGCTTACGTAAGTACTTTTATAGAAACGATTTCCGCTTCTACCTGTTTACCATCGGGTGCGCACACACCCTAATAATGAGCACATAGCTCTACAAACCCTTATTTATGAGATCACTCTTTACCACCATCGCCATATTTATACTTTGCTCCTTCTCTAGCTTTGCTCCTAAAGAGCAGCAGACAGCCTATTCTATTGTTGGAAGCTGGAGGCTGGTAGACATGCAAATTGGTGATGACAAAGAGGCAAAAGAGAAAAGCGACATTGAGAACACTCTGCACCAAAGTACCATGCGGCTTGTGTTTGAGGAGTCTGGGCAGTTTAGAATGGAGCTGGATACAGACGGCAGAGGCCTGAGCGGCGGCTACTACTACGATGCAGAAAGCCAAGTTCTCAGCATCCGCTACGGCACACATATAGATACCGCCCTGGTTACCTGGGACGGGAAAGACAGAATGATACACGCCACCCAAGATGGCACCACCACCACTACTATGGAGCGGGTGACAGAATAGAATGACGCTCCTAAACAGAAAAGGCCAGCTGTTGTAGCTGGCCTTTTCTGTTTAAAAGTATACTTTTATTTAAACACCAGGTTCACAGGCTTATGCACCTGCGCCTCATGGCCAGTAGCAGTCAGCTTACCTGTCGCTTTGTCCACTTTAAAGGTAGTGATATTATTAGAGCGCTCGTTCGCGATAAGCAGCACATTACCGGTAGGGTCTATGGTGAAATCGCGTGGCCAGTCGCCGCCGGTGCTTACGTGCTGCACAAGCGTTAGTTTGCCTGTGCCCTCTTCAATAGCATAGACCACTATGCTGTTATGGCCACGGTTAGAGCCATACAGAAACTTGCCATCCGGCGATACTTTAACAGCAGCAGGCTGATTGTTTTCTTTGAAATCAGCAGGCAGGGTTGGTAAAGTTTGAATTTCAGTGAAGGTGCCTTTTGCAGCATCGTAGGCAAGAGCCGTCATGGTAGAGTTTAACTCATGCAACAGGAATGCATACTCCCCGTTCGGGTGGAAGGCCAGGTGGCGCGGACCTGAGCCGGCCTCTGAAGCGTAGGCAACAAACGGATCGTTCTTCACCAGTTTTCCGTTCTCTACTTTGTAGCCAAATACTTTATCTGCACCCAGGTCTATAGCAAAGCTATACTTCCCGTCAGGCGACGGGGCTATATAGTGCGCGTGCGGCGCCTCCTGTCGTTGTTTGTTTAACCCGGTGCCTTTGTGCTGTACCGAAGTTGCCTCTCCTAGTTTTCCATCTTCCAACACTGGCAAAGCAACTACGTTACCTCCCATGTAATTGGCTACCAACACAGTGTTGTCGAATAGGGAGATATAGCATGGGGCACCTCCTTTAGATGATATCTTGTTCAGTAGCGTCAGGCTCTTATTTTCTTCTCCAACGGTAAAGGCACTTACAGCGCCGCTTTGCTCCCCTTCATATTCTGTTGTTTCATTTACAGCATATAAATGCTTGCCTGTATTATCCAAAGCTAAGTAAGAAGGATTTGCTCCGGCCTTGAAACCGCTTACACGCGTCAGTTCGCCTGTTTCTGAGTTCAGACTGTACAGGAAAATGCTTTCAGCATCCGGATCGGCATAGGTGCCTACATATACCAAGGCTGTATTCATAGTTTCAGGTTCTGAGGTTGTTGCAGTGGCTGTCTCCTGCTGCTCACCGGACGTGTTACATCCGGCTAAAGCCAATGAAAAAATAGTCAGGCCCAGCGCAGTTCTGCTTACCAGCTTTTGACGGATTAGGTTAGGGAGTTTTATCATAAGTCTTTTTAGATGATACCCTGTACGGGAAACATTGATCTGATCTTCTAAAATGTAACGTTAAAGGTATGAAAACTGAGCATAAATCAACCTTAATTATATAGGCAAAGGATGATATTACATGTCCTCCCTATTATGGACTGCAGCCTTGCCAAATGTTGCTCAAAGCACTTTCCGATTAGCCAACAGAAGTATAAACTAACTTTTCGATTCTGTGATAAGGGTAAGATCACTTTTACTCGCTAATTGTACATGAAACTTAGGATTTTACCACCTCACTTACCTGCCACGGCATTGCATGTTTAGCCGCAGATGTGTAATTTGCCACTTGCTTTACCCTTAACTAAATCAAATCACCGCGGTGTCATCTGTCTTCTATACCTATATTGAACTGGGTTTTCATCATATTTTTGATTTTAAAGCCTACGATCACATGCTTTTCCTGCTGGCCTTGAGTGCCATTTATACTTTGCAGGACTGGAAGAAGGTACTTGCCCTGGTGACAAGTTTTACTATCGGGCACAGCATAACACTGGCGCTGGCTACCTTTAACATCATCAAGTTCGATACAGCACTTATTGAGTTTCTGATACCAGTTACCATACTTTTTACCTGCATCACAAACTTCTTTAAGCTGAAGGGTGCTGCTACCAAACAGAGAACCATACTGTCGCTGCACAACCTGATGGCTGTGTTTTTTGGCCTGATCCATGGCATGGGCTTTTCTAACTTCCTGCGCCAGATGCTGGGCCGCAACGGTAATATTTGGCAACAGCTGCTAGCCTTTAACATCGGCATCGAGCTCGGGCAGCTCCTTATTGTAGGTATACTTCTGGTAGCAGGATTCTTGATCATGAACCTGTTCCGAGCCAAAAAACGCGACTGGATTATGGTGCTTTCCAGTGCAGCAGCAGGAATAGCATTGATATTGATGATGGAAACCAGTATATTTTAATGTGCAGCCATCACACCATTATTACTTAATCTTTACTAAACGATACTAATCTACCCTAACCAAAACCGCATGAGAAATATTTTAGCAGGTTTGGCCTTGGTTGGCTTAGTGGCAGGCCCTTTAGCGGTGCTGGCACAAGACACCAAGTTTGCCCAACTGGGGCAAGAGTTGCCAACCCCTAACACCTACCGTACTGCATCGGGTGCTCCTGGCCACCAATACTGGCAGCAGCGCGCCGACTACAATATTCAGGTAGAACTAGATGACGAGAAGCAGGCTGTCACCGGCTCCGAAACCATCACTTATACTAATAATTCGCCGGATGTACTGACGTACCTGTGGGTGCAACTGGATCAGAACATCTTTGAGCCAAACTCGATGAGCAACCTGACGGAGACGGCAGAGCTGAAGAAAGATGTATCGCTGCGTGCCGTAGAGTATATGACGCGCGAGAAGTTTGATGGCGGCTTTAAGATCAGCAAAGTAGCAGACCGTGGCGGAAAGGCGCTGAAGTATACCATCAACAACACGATGATGCGTATAGACCTGCCTTCACCACTGAAGCCCAACCAAAGCTTCACGTTCAACATCGACTGGAAGCACAATATCAACAACCAAAAAACGCTGGGCGGCCGTTCAGGCTACGAGTATTTCCCGGAGGATGATAACTACCTCTACGAAATGGCGCAGTGGTTCCCACGCATGGCTGTTTACGACGACGTGAATGGTTGGCAGCACAAGCAGTTCCTGGGTAGTGGCGAGTTCGCCCTCCCGTTCGGCGACTATAAAGTAAGCATTACTGTACCTGCCGACCATATTGTTGCTGCCACTGGCGAGCTTCAGAATGCCAGCCAGGTACTTTCTTCCACTCACCAGAAGCGTTGGGCGCAGGCTGCCAAGAGCGATAAGCCGGTGGTAATCGTAACGCAGGAAGAAGCTACTAAAGCTGAGAAAACCAAAGCGAAGAACAAGAAGACGTGGGTATACTCTGCTAAGGAGGTTCGCGACTTCGCCTGGGCCAGCTCCCGTAAGTTTATCTGGGATGCCATGAATGTAAAGGTGGCCGGCAAAAACGTGTTGGCAATGTCTTACTACCCTAAAGAGGCCAACCCGCTTTGGGGACAATATTCTACAGAGGCCGTTGCGCACACTTTAGAAGTGTACTCTAAGCACACCATCGACTATCCGTATCCTGTGGCAATTTCAGTACACGGTCCGGTAGGTGGTATGGAATACCCAATGCTTTCCTTCAACGGTTACCGCCCTGAGCCAGATGGCACATACTCTGACCGTATTAAGTATGGCTTGATTTCCGTGATCATCCACGAGGTGGGCCATAACTTCTTCCCGATGATCATCAACTCTGATGAGCGCCAGTGGACATGGATGGATGAAGGCCTGAACACTTTTATGCAGTACCTGGCAGAACAGGAGTGGGAGCGTAATTACCCATCTCGCCGTGGCGAGCCGCAAGACATTGTGGAGTACATGAAGAGCGCCAAAAATACGCAGGTGCCGATCATGACAAACTCTGAGTCGGTGCTGCAGTTTGGCAACAACGCCTACGGCAAGCCAGCCACTGCCCTGAATGTTTTACGTGAAACAGTAATGGGTCGTGAGCTGTTCGACTACGCCTTTAAAGAATACTCGAAGCGTTGGGCCTTTAAGCACCCGATGCCTGCTGACTTCTTCCGTACCATGGAGGATGCCTCTGGCGTAGACCTTGACTGGTTCTGGAGAGGTTGGTTCTATACTACCGACCACACCGACATTGCCATGACGGATGTGAAGTGGTATACGATCGACTCACAGGATCCGGCTTTTGTAAATGCACAGCTACGCGAGCAGCAGAACAAGGCACCTAAAACTCTGTCGCAGCAGCGCAACCTTACCGACATCAAGAAAACACGCGTAGAGCTGAGACCAGAACTGAACGACTTTTACAACAACTATGACCCTTTGGCTACCACTGCCGCTGATGAGCAGGCGTATCGCCAGTTCCTGACCCAGCTGACGCCAGAGCAGAAAGAGAAGCTGAACTCAGCCCTGAACTTCTACGAAGTTAGCTTTGAGAACTTGGGCGGTCTGGTTATGCCGCTAATCGTGCGTATGGCCTATGAGGATGGCTCTGAGGAAGTAGTAAACATTCCGTCAGAGATCTGGCGCTACAACAACGACCAAATCACTAAAGTGTTTATCACTGAGAAACCGGTAGTAAGTTTCGAACTAGACCCATACCTGCAAACCGCAGACACGGACCTGTCGAACAATGCCTTCCCGCGCAAGGTAACGCCTTCTCGTTTCGAAATATTC is a genomic window containing:
- a CDS encoding T9SS type A sorting domain-containing protein, translating into MLKLYFNLFNSFRIFSILLLLSAPVFAQNTTQVFFEQFSGNSFPNGWKSISDSDTKSASGYEWQVVQGVNSREGQPQQSAMNIEKKNPSDVKNINVWAFTPAITMYPDVIYTISFYHQNKASGTASFELAINTAQDYSNATIIASEPLIDKSRWEEHEYIVTVNTEGQYYLGIGIKQLSNDIDLSIDEIRVTASSGPLEGTYNVGLDGDFVKPEIAIRHLGIRGISGEVIFNHTNPTYYIEDGKKLTIDSFTGAGNWPVTFKSATPGSATIKGSSDKESLIYLNMVDNIHFSGFKIHNSSAKTPWGIAMDKSNNCSVSGCTISAGTETGNTGARGITINSGSNIRIINNMIHSILGTGIDISSSITDSGLDNLYGVVIDEGENHKLYNNSISMTGQRSVTGSVAAALAVASGTTGLDVRNNILVNTQTASSGALRTTNYAVYSLADRAAFSNINYNLYFVASSSTSTVNSLGFIQNTNAASLADWKAATLMDGSSMFGEPAFTSNTNLAINPSSPRSWFTNGTGVQIAAVPKDMLDVNRSISVATGGVDMGALEFIPTATAPDMAVSGERAAGKRQVFYFAGREMAAVTWSPTATNIPSNFAIKYKPGQFLNSYPIEHMNSSMEILNGEQNNVATYSYDFEMYYDEALLGNLQENSLNFTLSQKDTPDSEWVSHNDIEYNFDDNKLIKSNVESAAHFVGSDYNQPMGTLPVTIKSFTAKRSGMYTIVNWETGMELNNKGFEIQTSTDGHTFTALDFVEAKSSNSAQGNKYSYTDIRNGKAGVIYYRLKQIDTDGTFELFGPKAVDFGKAGISMVASPNPFSSEIELSIEAASSDALLITVVNTTGKEVFRENVPVQKGLNKKRLQAPSYLPAGLYVLSAIWNDQTQRVKLVKE
- a CDS encoding STAS/SEC14 domain-containing protein, with the protein product MIEILPETRNNMLAVRISDELTVDDFDQYRNLLRDLMQRYKEAHLFYEMVNVDWVQPVAAIENGMFDVIHGLDYGRVAMVGEKKWQEWAAKLISPVKKKGVRYFDLAEREQAMKWVQEGE
- a CDS encoding DUF5004 domain-containing protein yields the protein MRSLFTTIAIFILCSFSSFAPKEQQTAYSIVGSWRLVDMQIGDDKEAKEKSDIENTLHQSTMRLVFEESGQFRMELDTDGRGLSGGYYYDAESQVLSIRYGTHIDTALVTWDGKDRMIHATQDGTTTTTMERVTE
- a CDS encoding lactonase family protein; the encoded protein is MIKLPNLIRQKLVSRTALGLTIFSLALAGCNTSGEQQETATATTSEPETMNTALVYVGTYADPDAESIFLYSLNSETGELTRVSGFKAGANPSYLALDNTGKHLYAVNETTEYEGEQSGAVSAFTVGEENKSLTLLNKISSKGGAPCYISLFDNTVLVANYMGGNVVALPVLEDGKLGEATSVQHKGTGLNKQRQEAPHAHYIAPSPDGKYSFAIDLGADKVFGYKVENGKLVKNDPFVAYASEAGSGPRHLAFHPNGEYAFLLHELNSTMTALAYDAAKGTFTEIQTLPTLPADFKENNQPAAVKVSPDGKFLYGSNRGHNSIVVYAIEEGTGKLTLVQHVSTGGDWPRDFTIDPTGNVLLIANERSNNITTFKVDKATGKLTATGHEAQVHKPVNLVFK
- a CDS encoding HupE/UreJ family protein, coding for MSSVFYTYIELGFHHIFDFKAYDHMLFLLALSAIYTLQDWKKVLALVTSFTIGHSITLALATFNIIKFDTALIEFLIPVTILFTCITNFFKLKGAATKQRTILSLHNLMAVFFGLIHGMGFSNFLRQMLGRNGNIWQQLLAFNIGIELGQLLIVGILLVAGFLIMNLFRAKKRDWIMVLSSAAAGIALILMMETSIF
- a CDS encoding M1 family metallopeptidase, whose product is MRNILAGLALVGLVAGPLAVLAQDTKFAQLGQELPTPNTYRTASGAPGHQYWQQRADYNIQVELDDEKQAVTGSETITYTNNSPDVLTYLWVQLDQNIFEPNSMSNLTETAELKKDVSLRAVEYMTREKFDGGFKISKVADRGGKALKYTINNTMMRIDLPSPLKPNQSFTFNIDWKHNINNQKTLGGRSGYEYFPEDDNYLYEMAQWFPRMAVYDDVNGWQHKQFLGSGEFALPFGDYKVSITVPADHIVAATGELQNASQVLSSTHQKRWAQAAKSDKPVVIVTQEEATKAEKTKAKNKKTWVYSAKEVRDFAWASSRKFIWDAMNVKVAGKNVLAMSYYPKEANPLWGQYSTEAVAHTLEVYSKHTIDYPYPVAISVHGPVGGMEYPMLSFNGYRPEPDGTYSDRIKYGLISVIIHEVGHNFFPMIINSDERQWTWMDEGLNTFMQYLAEQEWERNYPSRRGEPQDIVEYMKSAKNTQVPIMTNSESVLQFGNNAYGKPATALNVLRETVMGRELFDYAFKEYSKRWAFKHPMPADFFRTMEDASGVDLDWFWRGWFYTTDHTDIAMTDVKWYTIDSQDPAFVNAQLREQQNKAPKTLSQQRNLTDIKKTRVELRPELNDFYNNYDPLATTAADEQAYRQFLTQLTPEQKEKLNSALNFYEVSFENLGGLVMPLIVRMAYEDGSEEVVNIPSEIWRYNNDQITKVFITEKPVVSFELDPYLQTADTDLSNNAFPRKVTPSRFEIFKQQNSRMNPMQRERATSGNSNSNNSGQ